One genomic window of Ilyobacter polytropus DSM 2926 includes the following:
- the cysK gene encoding cysteine synthase A, with protein sequence MIVNNSVELIGNTPVVRLSNLHQDGMAEIYIKLEGKNPGGSIKDRAALGMIEEAEKSGILKKNGVIIEPTSGNTGIALTLIGVLKGYRVIVVMPDTMSVERRNIVKSYGGELVLTDGSLGMKGAIEKAEELSYNIAGSFIPQQFTNKANPAKHYESTAEEILEDFDSLDAFVTGVGTGGTVTGIGKKLKEKMKNIKIYAVEPETSAVMSGENPGKHKIQGIGAGFIPEILDMDIVDEVIQINDAEAYESARDTAKKEGLLLGISSGANIAAAVKVAKELGEGKKVLTISPDGGEKYLSTDLYG encoded by the coding sequence GCTGTCCAATCTACATCAGGACGGAATGGCTGAAATTTATATAAAATTAGAGGGTAAAAATCCAGGTGGAAGTATAAAAGACAGAGCTGCTCTAGGAATGATAGAAGAAGCTGAAAAATCAGGGATACTGAAAAAAAACGGAGTTATAATAGAGCCTACAAGTGGAAATACAGGTATTGCATTAACTCTTATAGGGGTTTTAAAAGGTTACAGGGTAATAGTTGTAATGCCTGACACCATGAGTGTAGAGAGAAGAAATATAGTAAAATCATACGGTGGGGAACTTGTGCTTACTGATGGTTCTCTTGGCATGAAAGGTGCTATTGAAAAAGCTGAAGAACTTTCTTATAATATTGCCGGTAGTTTTATACCTCAGCAGTTTACCAATAAAGCCAATCCTGCAAAGCATTATGAAAGTACTGCAGAGGAAATTCTTGAGGATTTTGATAGTTTAGATGCTTTTGTCACAGGAGTAGGTACCGGTGGGACAGTCACAGGTATTGGTAAAAAATTAAAAGAAAAGATGAAAAATATAAAAATATATGCAGTGGAACCGGAAACATCTGCTGTAATGTCAGGAGAAAATCCAGGAAAACACAAGATACAGGGTATAGGGGCAGGTTTTATACCTGAAATATTAGATATGGATATTGTGGACGAAGTGATACAAATAAATGATGCTGAGGCTTACGAATCTGCCAGAGATACAGCTAAAAAAGAGGGACTGCTTCTTGGGATATCATCTGGGGCAAATATTGCAGCTGCAGTAAAAGTAGCCAAAGAACTGGGAGAAGGGAAAAAAGTTTTGACCATATCTCCAGACGGAGGAGAGAAGTATCTCTCTACAGACCTTTACGGATAA